The genomic window CGGCCGCTCGCCGACGGGCTTCGTCCAGCGACAGCCACTGGAAATGTTCCATCAACTCGCCGGCCTCGATGGACAGCGACATCGCCAAATTTTTGGGATTATGGAAACTTTCCCAGTTCCGTTCGGCGACAAAGGTCCGCACCAATTGGCGGAGTTCGTCGACGGGGGTTTGCCGGTCGTCGGACACCTTACAG from Roseimaritima ulvae includes these protein-coding regions:
- a CDS encoding nucleotide pyrophosphohydrolase — its product is MSDDRQTPVDELRQLVRTFVAERNWESFHNPKNLAMSLSIEAGELMEHFQWLSLDEARRRAADPQHREAIADEVADCLAYVLAMADAVGLDLSTELRRKMIKNADKYPLEPRDPSTD